TCAGTCATCATGTTCTTTAAGGCAAAATTAACTGCCGTTATTCTACTTTCGAATTGAAATGATTTAAATCACATTTTTATCAAGGTCTTAGCTTTCGACTATAAAAACAGCATATAAAAAGTGAATTTTTTCTTGACTCATTTCCCCAACAACTCGGTTTTAAGGGCGCTAAATTGACAATAAAAGCCGGAAGTAGCGCCACATAAAGCCTGCAGTGTAAGTTGATGGAATACCCGATTAACTTATCCCTAAAGTTATCCACCGTTTTTGTGGATAACTGTTGATAAGATTATTTACATATTAACCAAAGTCTTTATTAACAGGGACTAACAGTCGTTTTATTAAACTATTAACAACACCTGCTAACGTAATAAATGTTAAAGCTGGCAAAACTACCCACAGCATAGGGTGAGCATTTGGTGATAGTTCAAAACCAAAATTCATAACCCCTGCCACGCTAAGTTCTGCACCTAATGCTGCAATACCACCCGCCACTAGAGCCATTACTCCATATTCGCACCAGATAGTATTCAAAATACGCTTTTTACTCGCGCCTAAAGTTCGATATAAACGGATTTCTTGCTGACGTTGAGAAAGACTCAATCGAAGTAAGGTGAATATAAGTAATAAGCCCGCAACAACACCCAATGCAGCCAACACAGTAATCGACCATACGATTTGCTGAAGTAATTGCTGGATCTTCGAACCCATTTTACGAATATCCATTAAACTGACGGTTGGATGATTTCTTGATAAGTCGCTGAGCATTGCATTGTGCGTATCTTCTAGTCGAAAACTCACCAACCAAGTAGATGGGATGGAACTTAAAACATCAGGAGTAAATATAAAGTAAAAATTGGGCTTCATTTCTCGCCATTCAACTTCACGTATAGAGTTCACGTCAGCCTCAAACGTTTGACTATTAATCGTAAATGTTAACGTGTCCCCTATTTCTAAGCCCAGTTCACTTGCAACTTCAGACTCTATAGAAACACCATTTTCTTGCGTCCATTGACCTTCGATTACATCGTTATATTCCGGTAACGTTTCACCCCAAGTGAAGTTCAACTCTCGACTTAAGGCGTCTGTTTGCTCAGAGTCGTTTACATATTCTTTTGCTTCCACACCATTAATATTGGCTAAACGACCACGAATGATTGGGAAAGCTTGCGAACGTTCAATGCTATTCGTATCTAAAACCTCTAAATATTCCTCTTTTTCATAGTCCGCAATATTCAAAGCAAAAGCATTAGGAGCGTTTTCAGGTAGAGTTTGCTGCCAATCGGAAAGTAAGTCACTTCTTACAAGCCAAATAATAGAAAGCAACATTAGAGACAAAGCAAGCGAACCAAACTGTATGCCCGTAGCTAAAGGTGTTCGATTTATGCGACTAAGCGCCAATCTCATTGCTGTCGAGACAGGCAATTTCGAGAGCACTTTTAAAACTCCCATGCTGACAAAAGCTAAAAGCAAAAATAGGACAGCAATCCCAGCTAACACAATCCACACCAATGAATTACTACCATACATACCAAGCATCGGCAGAATTGGAACAAGTAATAGAAGGTACTTTTTCATCCCCTCTTTTGTTTGGTGTCCAGACTGGATAACGCTTATAGCTGACGTGTTAACTAAACCGAACAACGGAATTCCAAGAGCAGGAATGCCGATAAGAATACTCGACAAGATCGCAAGTAAAGCCGGTTCAAATCCATAACTAGGTAGAGGGCTTGGCAGTAAATCACCTAGGGGAATTCTAAGCAGTGTTTCAAGTCCAATACCAATTCCAACACCAAGAATTGCAGCAATGGCAACCAGCAAAGAAACTTGGACAGAAAGCCATTTAATAATCCACTGCTTACTCGCTCCTAAGCTTTTCAACATGGCAATGGTTTTTTTACGACTTGCTACATAGTGCTGGCATGTTAGAACTAAAGTAGTCGCCGCCATGATCACAACAATAGCAACGGTTAGAGACAAGTACTGAGTCGTACTTTCAAACATTTCATTCGTACGACTTGCAGTATCTTGTGTGCGCCATCGATCACTCGGTGTTAATTCAACTTGCTCCTGAATGTTTTTAAGCGTCGACTCATCACCATTCAAAAATAAGCTAAATCGTACACGGCTGCCTGGCTGAATCGCTCCGGTTTTCTCAATATCAGAGCTGTGAATAAGAACAGACGGCATTTGCTGGAATGGGTTGAAACTCAGACCTGGTTCTTGTGCAATACGGCCAGAAATAGTTAAATCCGCATCGCCAATAGTGACAATGTCACCAATATTAACGTCTAATTGGGAAAATATACGTTCATCAAGCCAAAGCTCCCCTGCTTCCACTTTATTAGTTTGTTCACTGCTCGATTCCAGAAGCATCTCACCACGCAGTGGATAAGAGCTATCAACGGCTTTTACCGTTACCAGCTGCATACCATTGTCACTAAACGCCATAGTAGAAAACCGCGTCAGTTGAGAGTTTTCGAGTTGATTAATTTGAGTGAGATCTAAAAGCTGCTCTGGGATAGGGTTCGCAGACACAAATACGCTATCAGCTGTTAATGCATCTTTCCCCTGCTTGACGATCACTTGCTCCATTCGTTCTGCAAGTGCAGATAATGCAAATACACATGCAATAATTAGAGTTAACGCTATTGATACCGGCCATAATTGACCATGGCGGATTTCTTCAATACTCCATGAAAACAACCGCGTGTTAAGTCCTTGAGATGAGCTCACGTTACACCTCCTCTATATTGCCTGAATGCATTTTTAAAGTTCGTTGGCAACGCTCTGCTAATTTAGGGTCATGTGTAACCAAGACTAAAGTCGTGCCGTGGTGAGCATTCAATTCAAAAAGTAACTCGACAATTTTTGCGGCGGTTTGTTGATCTAAATTCCCCGTGGGTTCATCAGCAAACAGGATCTTAGGCTTAATCATGAAGGCTCTTGCCAAAGCGACTCTTTGCTGCTCGCCACCAGAGAGTTGAGAAGGAAGGTGATCCACCCTATCTTTAAGACCTACCGATTCTAGAAGTGCAGTCGCACGTTCAATATCTTCATCTTCACCTTTCAATAGACAAGGCAAAGTAACATTCTGTAATGCAGATAAGCTCGGGATCAATAAAAAACTTTGGAAAACAAATCCAACCGATTCACTTCGGATTTTGGCTCTTGCTTCATCGTCAAGTTGTGAAAGCGGCTGACCAAGTAAGCTTATTTCACCTGTAGTTGGAACATCTAGCCCTGCAAGCAACGTCATTAATGTTGATTTACCGGCTCCGGAAGTTCCAACGATAGCAACCGTTTCTCCTTCTAGAATATCAATATTGATCTTCTCTAAGATTGTTAAATGTTCTTGATTAGTAGACACTGTCTTTGAAACAGCTTCAGCTTTAATTATGGATGTGTGCATGACTAGACTAATTTCCTTTCTATTATTTTTCTTATTTTCCGCTACGTCTCTGGCGCAGACTAATACGTTACTTATCCTAGGTGACAGCTTAAGTGCTGGCTACAATATGGATATAAAGCAAAGCTGGCCAAGCTTATTACCGGCTGCTTTACTAGAACATGATAAATCAGTAAAAGTGATTAATGGCAGTATCTCTGGTGATACAACAGGAAACGGCTTAGCTCGTTTGCCTCAACTATTACAAGAACATACGCCAGACACTGTCTTAATTGAGCTAGGTGCAAATGATGGTTTAAGAGGATTCCCTCCTAAGCTAATGTCTTCAAACTTACAAAGCATCATTGAACAAGTAAAAGCTTCTGGTGCGACACCTGTCATGATGCAAATTCGAATTCCACCTAATTACGGCAAACGCTACAACCAACAATTTGAATCTGTTTTTACTTCGACTTCAGAACAACATAAAGTTCCCTTATTGCCCTTCTTTCTTGAGCACATAATTCTAAAACCAGAGTGGATGATGAATGATGGCTTGCATCCAAAACCAGAAGCTCAACCTTGGATCGCTGAATTCGTTGCATCGGAATTATATCAGTATCTTTAGTTTTTAATGGTCTAGCTCAATAAATTTTACATAGCTTTACGTTAACCTAAATGCATATCACCTATATATGTAAGGTTATTTATGCTGATAGAACCCATTATCAAAGGTGTGGTAGCAAAAACTGCTCACCCACTTGGTTGTAAACAAGCAGTAAAGCAACAAATTGACTATGTAAAAAGTGCACCGAAAATCAATAATGGACCTAAACGCGTTCTTATTATCGGTGCATCTTCAGGATTTGGACTTGCATCAAGAATTGCCCTTACATTTGGCGGTGCTCAAGCTGACACTATTGGCGTGTCCTTTGAGCGTGGTCCTAATGAAA
This Vibrio gallaecicus DNA region includes the following protein-coding sequences:
- a CDS encoding arylesterase, with the translated sequence MTRLISFLLFFLFSATSLAQTNTLLILGDSLSAGYNMDIKQSWPSLLPAALLEHDKSVKVINGSISGDTTGNGLARLPQLLQEHTPDTVLIELGANDGLRGFPPKLMSSNLQSIIEQVKASGATPVMMQIRIPPNYGKRYNQQFESVFTSTSEQHKVPLLPFFLEHIILKPEWMMNDGLHPKPEAQPWIAEFVASELYQYL
- a CDS encoding ABC transporter ATP-binding protein, yielding MHTSIIKAEAVSKTVSTNQEHLTILEKINIDILEGETVAIVGTSGAGKSTLMTLLAGLDVPTTGEISLLGQPLSQLDDEARAKIRSESVGFVFQSFLLIPSLSALQNVTLPCLLKGEDEDIERATALLESVGLKDRVDHLPSQLSGGEQQRVALARAFMIKPKILFADEPTGNLDQQTAAKIVELLFELNAHHGTTLVLVTHDPKLAERCQRTLKMHSGNIEEV
- a CDS encoding ABC transporter permease, with protein sequence MSSSQGLNTRLFSWSIEEIRHGQLWPVSIALTLIIACVFALSALAERMEQVIVKQGKDALTADSVFVSANPIPEQLLDLTQINQLENSQLTRFSTMAFSDNGMQLVTVKAVDSSYPLRGEMLLESSSEQTNKVEAGELWLDERIFSQLDVNIGDIVTIGDADLTISGRIAQEPGLSFNPFQQMPSVLIHSSDIEKTGAIQPGSRVRFSLFLNGDESTLKNIQEQVELTPSDRWRTQDTASRTNEMFESTTQYLSLTVAIVVIMAATTLVLTCQHYVASRKKTIAMLKSLGASKQWIIKWLSVQVSLLVAIAAILGVGIGIGLETLLRIPLGDLLPSPLPSYGFEPALLAILSSILIGIPALGIPLFGLVNTSAISVIQSGHQTKEGMKKYLLLLVPILPMLGMYGSNSLVWIVLAGIAVLFLLLAFVSMGVLKVLSKLPVSTAMRLALSRINRTPLATGIQFGSLALSLMLLSIIWLVRSDLLSDWQQTLPENAPNAFALNIADYEKEEYLEVLDTNSIERSQAFPIIRGRLANINGVEAKEYVNDSEQTDALSRELNFTWGETLPEYNDVIEGQWTQENGVSIESEVASELGLEIGDTLTFTINSQTFEADVNSIREVEWREMKPNFYFIFTPDVLSSIPSTWLVSFRLEDTHNAMLSDLSRNHPTVSLMDIRKMGSKIQQLLQQIVWSITVLAALGVVAGLLLIFTLLRLSLSQRQQEIRLYRTLGASKKRILNTIWCEYGVMALVAGGIAALGAELSVAGVMNFGFELSPNAHPMLWVVLPALTFITLAGVVNSLIKRLLVPVNKDFG